One genomic region from Mangifera indica cultivar Alphonso chromosome 17, CATAS_Mindica_2.1, whole genome shotgun sequence encodes:
- the LOC123200516 gene encoding protein FATTY ACID EXPORT 2, chloroplastic-like: MGMSLSQTLTMGYAALVGVGGLMGYLKRGSQKSLIAGGVSASVLYYVYTELPSKPVLASSIGLGVSGVLSAVMGSRFKNSGKVFPAGVVSLVSLVMMGGYLHGILRSMH, encoded by the exons ATGGGAATGTCTTTGTCTCAGACACTGACTATGGGTTATGCTGCACTTGTTGgag TGGGTGGTCTTATGGGCTATTTGAAAAGAGGCAGCCAGAAGTCACTCATTGCAGGAGGAGTATCTGCCTCAGTGctatattatgtttatacaGAGCTTCCCTCAAAACCAGTTCTGGCATCATCCATAGGGCTTG GTGTGTCGGGCGTGCTTTCAGCAGTGATGGGTTCTCGTTTCAAGAACTCAGGCAAGGTATTTCCGGCAGGTGTTGTCTCTCTGGTGTCCCTTGTGATGATGGGGGGTTACCTCCATGGCATCTTGCGTAGTATGCACTAA
- the LOC123199939 gene encoding E3 ubiquitin-protein ligase AIP2: MEAEEGLREQLEELQKQLGKKQKFEDSVSKINSLLHDQFPSASPPLRNLFYSVVCRVATILKTRYTSPGFWLAGLRLFEKAESLVSDPSQKQHMKACIAQAKEHLHDIDNPPEVSEPTDSRGYLFEGHLTVDPEPPQPLWLVQSNLINAVSSLVTAESSQGPVNSNSTSEAAANIFQELIDNLDSVIPEILDGDGAPPRAPPASKEVVAKLPIIILSDEILAKLGHDADCAICKENLVSGDKMQELPCKRTFHPPCLKPWLDEHNSCPICRHELQTDDHAYESWKEREKEAEEERKGAANAVRGGEYMYV, encoded by the exons ATGGAGGCGGAGGAAGGATTGCGAGAGCAGTTGGAAGAATTGCAAAAACAGCTGGGAAAGAAACAGAAGTTTGAAGATTCCGTCTCCAAAATCAATTCTCTTCTCCACGATCAATTTCCCTCTGCTTCTCCACCCCTTCGTAATCTG TTCTATTCTGTTGTTTGCCGAGTTGCAACTATTTTGAAGACTCGATATACGTCGCCCGGTTTTTGGCTCGCCGGACTTCGGCTTTTTGAGAAGGCTGAGAGTTTGGTTTCTGACCCGTCTCAGAAGCAACATATGAAGGCATGTATTGCTCAAGCTAAGGAACATTTACATGACATTGATAATCCACCTGAGGTTTCGGAACCCACCGACAGTAGAG GCTACCTTTTTGAGGGGCATCTGACTGTGGATCCTGAGCCACCGCAACCCCTGTGGCTGGTGCAGTCTAATTTGATTAATGCAGTTTCATCTCTAGTGACTGCTGAGTCTTCTCAAGGTCCAGTCAATAGCAATAGCACTTCAGAAGCTGCTGCCAATATATTTCAAGAATTGATTGATAACCTTGATTCTGTTATACCAGAG ATATTGGACGGTGATGGTGCACCACCTAGAGCTCCACCTGCCAGTAAAGAAGTTGTTGCCAAGCTCCCAATAATTATTCTCTCAGATGAAATACTGGCAAAGCTAGGACATGATGCAGACTGTGCAATTTGCAAGGAGAACTTGGTTTCGGGTGACAAAATGCAAGAGTTGCCATGCAAGCGCACATTCCATCCTCCTTGCCTAAAACCATGGCTG GATGAGCACAATTCTTGTCCAATCTGTCGGCATGAACTGCAAACTGATGATCATGCGTATGAGAGCTGGAAGGAGCGGGAGAAGGAAGCTGAAGAAGAGAGGAAAGGTGCTGCAAATGCTGTCCGGGGTGGTGAATACATGTATGTTTAA